The following are encoded in a window of Desulfopila inferna genomic DNA:
- a CDS encoding lipoprotein-releasing ABC transporter permease subunit, whose amino-acid sequence MYEWFISLRYLRAKHKHGFISLISFISVAGITVGVIALIVVLAVYSGFTEGLRDQILGINSHIVVQQPGGSMRNYELVRDQILAVEDVEGATPYLYAQTLLSSSSGGNGVVLRGIDPPTAENVISLSEQMIEGSIDNLLNKNDDNIPNIILGKNLAQDLRVHIGGKVRLISPSGPLTPMGIIPKIKTCRVSGIFESGMFEYDSSLAYMAVGDVQQFLESGDIVHGIEVLIDRKKINKADEVAAAIVAALGPGFIAKDWMSMNQNLFAAFKLEKIGMFICLTLIILVAALNIISALIMVVMEKGKDIAILKSMGATSASIMRIFFLQGAIIALTGTTLGVLGGLGLCELLSRYKFIELPSNVYPMTTLPIKVLPGDIVIVAVSAVLITLLATLYPSWKASQVQPAEVLS is encoded by the coding sequence ATGTACGAATGGTTTATTAGTCTCAGGTATCTCCGAGCCAAGCATAAGCACGGCTTTATCTCCCTGATCTCCTTTATTTCGGTGGCAGGCATTACCGTCGGGGTCATCGCGCTCATTGTGGTCCTGGCCGTCTATTCAGGTTTCACCGAAGGATTACGTGATCAGATTCTCGGCATAAATTCCCATATTGTCGTGCAGCAGCCGGGAGGTTCGATGCGAAACTATGAACTGGTACGGGATCAGATTCTGGCGGTGGAGGATGTTGAAGGAGCCACTCCGTATCTCTATGCCCAGACTCTGCTCAGCAGTTCTTCCGGCGGCAATGGCGTGGTCTTGAGAGGTATCGATCCGCCGACTGCGGAAAACGTGATCAGCCTGTCCGAGCAGATGATCGAAGGATCCATCGACAATCTGCTCAATAAAAATGACGATAATATTCCCAATATCATCCTCGGTAAGAATCTGGCTCAGGATCTGCGGGTCCATATAGGCGGCAAGGTGCGACTGATCTCGCCTTCCGGGCCTCTGACTCCCATGGGGATTATTCCCAAGATAAAAACATGCAGGGTTTCGGGAATATTTGAATCGGGTATGTTTGAATATGACTCATCCCTGGCCTATATGGCCGTGGGAGACGTGCAGCAGTTTCTTGAAAGCGGAGACATCGTCCATGGCATAGAGGTGCTGATCGACAGGAAGAAAATAAACAAGGCAGATGAAGTCGCCGCTGCCATTGTTGCGGCCCTCGGCCCCGGCTTTATCGCTAAGGACTGGATGTCGATGAACCAAAATCTCTTTGCCGCCTTTAAGCTGGAAAAGATCGGCATGTTTATTTGCCTCACTCTGATAATTCTCGTGGCAGCCCTCAATATTATCAGTGCCCTTATCATGGTGGTAATGGAAAAGGGAAAAGACATCGCCATCCTCAAATCGATGGGTGCGACCTCCGCCTCGATCATGCGGATATTCTTTCTTCAGGGGGCCATTATCGCCCTCACCGGCACCACCCTCGGGGTTTTGGGAGGGCTGGGCCTCTGCGAATTGCTGTCCCGCTATAAGTTCATCGAACTGCCTTCCAATGTGTATCCCATGACCACCTTGCCGATTAAGGTTCTGCCTGGTGATATTGTCATTGTCGCCGTCAGCGCAGTACTTATTACCTTGCTGGCCACTCTCTACCCTTCATGGAAAGCCTCACAGGTTCAACCGGCGGAGGTACTTTCGTAA
- a CDS encoding class I SAM-dependent RNA methyltransferase — MNHNTIIVEKMVNGGYGLARLTKGSIILLQNSLPGEKIYLGTIEKRKNTHFGEVEKILSPHPQRIDPPCPYYHRCGGCDLQHCSYEGQLDIKTQIIKEMFQGLSSSVSPPLPSPLQFGYRQRIRLQVDKGKIGFFKFRSSEIIPIKACLIAHPAINRILEILLERKEFQTLCRNSCQVELHFNPADETISLLLYYQRKPRPNDFATARELTARVDGLEGLFFKGDSFALVGLENDKGRILSQRIPANGYAAFTLSWEIGGFCQVNLLQNCNLIDYVQRVFLSSESHTVLDLFCGMGNFSIPLAQSAQSLVGVEGQGSSIRCAESNSKAAGLTNTCFIKGAIHDVCRRLLKEGRKFETTIVDPPRQGLPHLATDLASLSTRSIIYISCDPATLVRDIKDLLKHNFHLVSVQPVDMFPQTHHIETIAVLEKN, encoded by the coding sequence ATGAATCACAACACAATAATAGTAGAAAAGATGGTAAATGGCGGCTACGGGCTGGCGCGTCTTACAAAAGGCAGCATCATTCTGCTGCAGAATAGCTTGCCGGGCGAAAAGATCTATTTGGGCACAATCGAAAAGAGAAAAAACACCCACTTCGGCGAAGTGGAAAAGATTTTAAGTCCACATCCGCAACGAATCGATCCTCCCTGTCCCTACTACCACAGATGCGGGGGATGTGACCTGCAGCATTGCAGTTATGAAGGCCAGCTGGATATCAAGACACAAATTATAAAGGAAATGTTTCAGGGTCTTTCTTCTTCAGTTTCTCCCCCTCTGCCGTCTCCACTGCAGTTTGGTTACAGGCAGAGGATCCGTCTGCAGGTCGACAAGGGAAAGATCGGTTTTTTCAAATTTCGCTCCAGTGAAATCATCCCCATCAAAGCCTGCCTCATCGCCCATCCTGCAATCAATCGCATTCTCGAAATTCTTCTGGAACGCAAAGAGTTTCAAACGCTTTGCCGCAACAGTTGTCAGGTGGAACTGCATTTTAATCCTGCAGATGAAACTATATCTCTTTTATTATATTACCAGAGAAAACCAAGGCCAAATGATTTTGCAACGGCTCGAGAACTTACGGCACGGGTAGACGGCCTTGAGGGTTTATTTTTTAAAGGTGATTCCTTCGCCCTGGTCGGTCTGGAGAATGACAAGGGCCGGATATTATCTCAGCGCATTCCGGCAAACGGTTATGCCGCTTTCACTCTGAGCTGGGAGATCGGCGGCTTCTGTCAGGTTAACCTTCTCCAGAACTGCAATCTCATCGATTATGTGCAGCGGGTTTTTCTTTCAAGTGAAAGTCATACAGTTCTTGATCTTTTTTGCGGCATGGGCAATTTCTCAATTCCTCTGGCCCAATCCGCGCAATCACTTGTCGGCGTAGAAGGCCAGGGATCTTCCATCCGTTGCGCCGAGTCCAACAGCAAGGCTGCTGGGCTTACTAATACATGCTTCATAAAAGGTGCTATCCACGATGTCTGCCGCCGGCTGCTCAAGGAAGGCCGGAAATTTGAGACAACCATCGTAGATCCGCCGCGCCAGGGGCTGCCGCACCTGGCCACTGACCTGGCCTCCCTGAGTACACGATCGATCATATATATCTCCTGCGATCCTGCAACTTTAGTAAGAGATATTAAAGACTTACTAAAACACAACTTTCACCTTGTCTCCGTCCAGCCTGTCGATATGTTCCCTCAGACGCATCACATTGAAACCATAGCGGTTCTTGAAAAGAATTGA
- a CDS encoding autotransporter assembly complex protein TamA, translated as MKKSKWMTISRLFLVFLLLVPLPLQAADDFIDVTIQGIDGILYDNVLASLSIYSKRGEKDLSRWQVERLHRTADEEIGRALEPFGYYSPEIEAELLRRDSGWQAVYTINPGEPVRISLVSVLVDTAGAELAEEVKNIAGDFPLEKGDTLNHTLYQQGKKNLLQQLFAYGYVRAEYSRSQILVNRAARDAEIHLNIKTGSRYLFGGTIFNQELLDPDFLAKFINYQKGEPFSRSKLIQLQQNLYQTNYFGQVIVRGDIEKADGLYIPVYVSLSEPEYFNRYSFGLGYATDHGPRIKAGWDNRLFNRHGHNVISEIQLAERESRLDFIYGIPVNDPQTDKMLFGAMYNEKDWEDTETRVFKGGLSYDHKGGWVKYGIGLDVQSEKYQVGDITENSFFPIPNASWSVVYGDDLLHTGNGALFAVNLKGAAEEILADASFLQGLVSGKLITTPIESVRLIGRFALGSTLVDTVDDLPPSLRFYAGGDQSVRGYDYNELGSTDDSGTVTGGKYLVFGSIEVEKTVYQNWSIAAFFDVGKGINNFDEDLGEGAGMGLRYRLPFGQIRLDVASALSKEGNPVRLHLTLGGDL; from the coding sequence ATGAAAAAATCTAAATGGATGACAATATCAAGACTTTTCCTTGTGTTTCTCCTTCTGGTACCGCTGCCTCTTCAGGCCGCTGATGACTTTATCGATGTCACTATACAGGGTATTGACGGCATACTCTATGATAATGTCCTGGCCTCCCTCTCCATTTATTCGAAAAGAGGCGAAAAAGATCTGAGCCGATGGCAGGTTGAGAGGCTGCACCGTACAGCTGATGAGGAGATAGGCCGTGCCCTTGAGCCTTTTGGATACTATTCACCGGAAATAGAAGCGGAGTTGCTGCGCCGGGATAGTGGCTGGCAAGCCGTTTACACGATCAATCCGGGTGAACCGGTAAGGATCTCTTTGGTTTCGGTTCTGGTGGATACCGCTGGAGCTGAGCTTGCCGAGGAAGTCAAGAATATTGCTGGTGATTTTCCCCTGGAAAAAGGGGATACACTCAACCATACCCTTTATCAACAAGGCAAGAAAAATCTGCTTCAACAGCTTTTTGCATATGGTTATGTCAGGGCGGAGTACAGCAGAAGTCAAATATTGGTCAACAGGGCAGCCAGAGATGCGGAAATTCACCTGAATATCAAAACCGGGTCCCGCTATCTTTTCGGTGGAACCATCTTTAATCAGGAACTGCTTGATCCCGACTTCCTGGCAAAGTTTATTAACTATCAAAAGGGAGAGCCCTTTTCGCGCAGCAAGCTTATCCAGCTGCAGCAGAATCTGTACCAGACCAACTACTTCGGTCAGGTCATCGTCAGGGGCGACATTGAGAAAGCGGATGGATTGTACATTCCTGTTTATGTGAGCCTGTCTGAGCCGGAATATTTTAACCGTTACAGCTTCGGTCTAGGCTATGCCACCGATCATGGCCCGCGGATTAAGGCCGGCTGGGATAACCGTTTATTCAACCGGCATGGTCATAATGTGATCAGCGAAATACAGCTGGCGGAGAGGGAGAGCCGCCTCGATTTTATCTACGGTATTCCGGTGAATGATCCACAAACCGACAAGATGCTGTTTGGTGCCATGTATAACGAAAAAGACTGGGAGGATACCGAGACCAGAGTATTTAAGGGTGGTCTCAGCTATGATCACAAAGGTGGATGGGTTAAATACGGCATTGGTCTCGATGTGCAAAGTGAAAAATACCAGGTTGGGGATATTACTGAAAACAGCTTTTTCCCGATACCTAATGCAAGCTGGTCAGTGGTATATGGAGACGATCTTCTTCACACCGGCAACGGCGCATTATTCGCCGTCAACCTTAAGGGTGCCGCTGAAGAAATTCTTGCAGATGCATCATTTCTGCAGGGCCTTGTTTCCGGTAAATTAATCACCACCCCTATTGAAAGCGTGAGACTGATCGGCAGATTTGCCCTTGGCAGTACCCTGGTGGATACAGTAGATGACCTGCCGCCTTCTCTGAGGTTCTATGCCGGTGGCGATCAGAGTGTCAGGGGGTATGACTATAATGAACTCGGTTCCACGGATGATTCTGGTACAGTTACCGGGGGCAAGTATCTGGTGTTCGGTTCAATTGAAGTGGAAAAAACCGTCTATCAGAACTGGAGTATTGCCGCATTTTTTGATGTAGGAAAGGGAATAAACAATTTTGATGAAGATCTCGGTGAAGGGGCCGGTATGGGGTTGAGATATAGACTGCCCTTCGGCCAGATACGTCTTGATGTGGCATCTGCCCTTTCCAAGGAGGGCAATCCCGTGCGGCTGCATTTAACCCTCGGAGGCGATCTGTAA
- a CDS encoding translocation/assembly module TamB domain-containing protein yields the protein MKKLVIAALVVTVSPLILLVFLLFSESGLRLVVFSLEKLTGGQVKVEKAEGRLGGSFAAQGLSYTSATQSFDLRLIKVAWDPTKLIHGEAHLNSLFLDDLHFRGSAKEGEVEDDEERLSLPELEMPLSVEIDKLEATDILIESGQETAMAIDRIDLEVIAGKKSLQLNLLHLRNEFLDLHLSGTISPNGAWPVNLKGEYRYTIGDVPELHGKFAVTDTLENGNLQIILDAPFQADLVSRFSVKDGVEFHAELQAKDLDPAVMLPDLPGMLDGKVIADGAFSDGLFTADIDISTIEGRLKSYPLHISGNAHIDGSTLDISELAVVSGASRLEVAGLIDSEYQLAYNLTVPDMAAFFSEGAGAAQLKGEITGDLSRPRIAADLLGKNIAVDDFSVAALKADITADISAEAAGESMIDASAQLKGVGRQDQRLEEVSLDIAGNLDTHHIELHLLQDAISLSLAAEGSLQENIWEGVIRTFDVMHPQEGRIRLVDQAHLAMGPGKITLDGLCLSHDAALMCLQGGLLDNQWRAKAELRDIDPGYFLEQWPGKINAQIAGHGDLSQPSSHRFEIENLSGVLKGLPLNGTGSMEIQGESIVVRGLDLRYGDAFAVADGTISREGYDLHFSAEVPDFQTFMADLQGRLGFSGKLSGTREAPQLQFELTARDGQMDTFSFAALKSYVSVDLHENGEIEVDIQGDAIKNNELEISEASLQAAGTTADHTFEIRAMTGLGNGRLQGSGSYDSSWKGILESARFTMADYGDWSLDKNALVEIGKEKSGVEDFCLQADQAGFCLNGSVREEIWSVQAVTDGLPLALLNDFGITGFPVQGEMLADILAEGHGGRISRLEGTVSVPELLLAADGRDDGLTYIFSDNRIDAQMTEDSLSIALSSDFEESGILEGYLNIHGFDLAVLATTPLDGELEFHFADLSFITLLSNSRIIPTGSLQGKLDFNGTFEDPKVQGNIDLDQGVIQVADMGITLEEVSVEGSSAWGNAEFLLTAQSGPGVMQGEGRVSFAPEQGWKLTSHFSGTDFEVMATDEYVIRASPDIQLNLGEGGNTLSGDVNIPYGRITLEGSKGEVTPSEDVVIVDKTEEEQQIRSPFSTDLTISLGDDVRIDAYGLQSRLAGTIELVDVPGRILSAFGELEVEDGQFAFYSVELDITRGRLLFSGESVDNPGLDFRAHRKVEEMVVGVMVGGTANDPEFQLFSDPAMEESNILAYLLVGRAMYASTDNDQSLIGAAATALGIRGVNTITNTLGKYVPVDEVYLDGSTGSQDMSIVVGKNLTDDLFVGYDHNFFDSSGEFKVRYDLGKNFSIETRSSAESSSGDILYSIEK from the coding sequence ATGAAGAAACTGGTGATAGCCGCCCTTGTGGTTACTGTTTCTCCGCTGATACTGCTCGTCTTCCTGCTCTTTAGCGAGAGCGGCTTGCGTCTTGTGGTTTTCAGCCTCGAAAAATTGACAGGGGGCCAGGTTAAGGTAGAAAAAGCAGAGGGAAGACTGGGTGGCAGCTTTGCCGCTCAAGGTCTGTCCTATACCTCGGCCACACAAAGTTTCGACCTTCGACTCATCAAAGTTGCCTGGGATCCGACGAAGCTCATCCATGGAGAGGCGCACCTCAATTCCCTGTTTCTTGATGACCTGCATTTTCGCGGTTCCGCAAAAGAGGGGGAGGTGGAGGATGATGAGGAGAGATTGTCGCTGCCGGAGCTTGAAATGCCATTGTCCGTAGAAATAGACAAGCTCGAAGCGACGGATATCCTGATTGAGAGCGGCCAGGAAACGGCGATGGCAATCGATAGAATCGACCTCGAGGTCATCGCCGGTAAAAAGAGTCTGCAGTTGAACCTACTCCACTTGCGCAACGAATTTCTTGATCTGCATCTTAGCGGCACAATTTCACCGAATGGTGCCTGGCCGGTGAATCTGAAGGGCGAGTATCGCTATACAATTGGGGATGTCCCGGAATTGCATGGGAAATTCGCTGTAACGGACACCCTGGAAAACGGCAATTTGCAGATTATCCTCGATGCACCTTTTCAGGCAGATCTTGTCAGCCGGTTCAGCGTAAAAGACGGGGTCGAGTTCCACGCGGAACTGCAGGCAAAAGATCTCGATCCTGCCGTGATGCTGCCGGATCTTCCCGGAATGCTCGATGGAAAGGTGATAGCGGATGGTGCATTCTCCGATGGGCTTTTTACCGCTGATATTGATATCAGCACCATCGAAGGCCGGTTGAAATCATATCCCCTGCACATTTCCGGCAATGCTCATATCGACGGCAGTACCCTGGATATATCCGAATTAGCGGTGGTAAGCGGTGCATCCCGGCTCGAGGTGGCCGGGTTAATCGACAGTGAGTATCAACTGGCTTACAACCTCACGGTGCCTGATATGGCTGCCTTTTTTTCCGAGGGAGCCGGGGCGGCGCAGCTCAAGGGAGAGATTACCGGGGATCTCTCCCGTCCCCGGATAGCGGCAGATCTGCTAGGGAAAAACATTGCCGTAGATGATTTCAGCGTGGCCGCGCTCAAGGCGGATATCACGGCAGACATCTCCGCAGAGGCTGCAGGGGAGAGTATGATCGACGCATCGGCTCAGCTGAAGGGAGTGGGGCGGCAGGATCAACGTCTGGAAGAGGTATCACTTGATATCGCCGGTAATCTAGACACTCACCATATAGAGCTGCATCTGCTTCAGGATGCCATTTCGCTTTCTCTCGCAGCGGAAGGATCCCTGCAGGAAAATATCTGGGAAGGAGTGATTAGGACCTTCGACGTCATGCATCCGCAAGAGGGCAGGATCAGGCTGGTCGATCAGGCGCACCTGGCCATGGGACCGGGGAAAATCACGCTTGACGGGCTCTGCCTTTCTCATGACGCAGCGCTGATGTGCCTTCAGGGTGGGCTGCTGGACAATCAGTGGCGGGCAAAAGCCGAACTCCGCGATATTGATCCGGGATATTTCCTTGAACAATGGCCTGGCAAAATCAATGCACAAATTGCAGGTCATGGTGATCTCTCCCAGCCGTCTTCGCATCGGTTTGAAATCGAAAATCTTTCAGGAGTATTGAAAGGGCTTCCTCTCAACGGTACTGGCAGTATGGAAATACAAGGCGAATCAATTGTGGTCAGGGGGCTTGACCTTAGATATGGCGATGCTTTTGCGGTTGCGGATGGGACTATTTCAAGAGAGGGATACGATCTTCATTTTTCAGCAGAAGTACCTGATTTCCAGACATTTATGGCTGACCTCCAGGGGCGGCTTGGATTTTCCGGAAAACTTTCGGGAACCCGGGAAGCGCCGCAGCTGCAGTTTGAGTTGACTGCCCGGGATGGCCAAATGGATACTTTTTCTTTCGCAGCCCTGAAGAGTTATGTGTCCGTTGATCTTCATGAAAATGGTGAGATCGAAGTTGATATACAGGGAGATGCAATCAAAAATAATGAGCTGGAGATTTCTGAAGCATCCTTGCAGGCCGCGGGAACAACAGCGGACCATACCTTTGAAATACGGGCTATGACAGGTTTGGGCAATGGTCGGCTGCAGGGCAGCGGCAGCTATGATTCTTCCTGGAAAGGCATTCTGGAGAGCGCGCGGTTTACCATGGCGGATTACGGCGACTGGTCTCTGGATAAAAACGCCCTGGTCGAAATCGGCAAGGAGAAAAGCGGGGTGGAGGACTTCTGTCTCCAGGCGGACCAGGCTGGTTTCTGCTTGAACGGCTCGGTCCGGGAAGAGATATGGTCTGTACAGGCGGTTACGGATGGTTTGCCTTTGGCTCTGCTTAATGATTTCGGCATAACCGGCTTCCCCGTGCAGGGAGAGATGCTGGCGGATATCCTTGCAGAAGGCCATGGGGGCAGAATATCACGCCTGGAAGGAACTGTGTCGGTTCCCGAACTCCTCCTGGCGGCTGATGGCCGGGATGACGGCTTGACGTATATTTTTTCAGATAACCGTATCGATGCGCAGATGACAGAGGACTCCCTGAGTATTGCCCTGAGCTCTGATTTTGAAGAAAGCGGGATACTTGAGGGATACCTTAATATTCATGGATTCGATCTTGCCGTCCTGGCCACAACACCGCTGGATGGCGAGCTTGAGTTTCATTTTGCCGACCTCTCCTTCATTACTCTGTTGAGCAACTCACGTATAATACCGACGGGCAGCCTGCAGGGGAAGCTTGATTTTAACGGAACTTTTGAAGACCCCAAAGTGCAGGGAAATATCGACCTGGATCAGGGAGTGATCCAGGTTGCGGATATGGGGATCACCCTGGAGGAGGTTTCGGTGGAGGGCTCCAGTGCCTGGGGAAATGCAGAGTTTCTTCTTACCGCTCAATCGGGACCGGGAGTGATGCAGGGTGAAGGCAGGGTGAGCTTTGCACCGGAACAGGGCTGGAAATTGACCAGTCATTTCAGCGGAACCGATTTTGAGGTAATGGCAACCGATGAGTATGTCATCCGGGCATCGCCGGATATACAGCTTAATTTAGGTGAAGGAGGAAATACCCTCTCTGGAGATGTGAATATTCCTTACGGCCGCATTACTCTCGAAGGAAGTAAGGGAGAGGTGACTCCATCGGAAGATGTCGTAATTGTCGATAAAACCGAGGAGGAACAACAGATACGTTCACCTTTTTCTACTGATCTGACAATCTCCCTCGGAGACGATGTACGGATTGACGCCTATGGTTTACAAAGCCGTCTTGCCGGAACCATTGAACTGGTGGATGTTCCGGGAAGAATATTGTCGGCTTTTGGAGAGCTGGAGGTAGAAGATGGACAATTTGCCTTCTATAGTGTCGAACTTGACATAACCCGCGGCAGGTTATTGTTTTCAGGGGAATCCGTGGACAATCCGGGTCTCGATTTTCGTGCCCATCGAAAAGTTGAAGAGATGGTTGTCGGGGTAATGGTCGGTGGAACGGCCAACGATCCGGAGTTTCAGCTTTTTTCCGATCCGGCAATGGAAGAGAGCAATATCCTGGCATATTTGCTGGTGGGCAGAGCCATGTATGCCTCCACTGACAATGATCAGAGCCTGATCGGTGCGGCTGCAACGGCCTTGGGGATACGAGGCGTCAACACCATCACCAACACCCTGGGCAAATATGTACCCGTGGATGAGGTCTATCTGGATGGCAGCACAGGCTCTCAGGATATGTCAATTGTGGTTGGGAAAAACCTCACCGACGATCTCTTTGTCGGCTATGATCATAACTTCTTTGATTCTTCGGGGGAGTTTAAGGTAAGATATGATTTAGGTAAGAATTTTTCGATTGAAACGCGGAGTTCGGCGGAATCCAGCAGCGGCGATATTCTCTATTCGATTGAGAAATGA
- the lysS gene encoding lysine--tRNA ligase, which yields MSKEGQFLKQRREKAEALAEMGVKLYSNTFSPANTISEILPKSEELSLEASDETRFTYSIAGRILSMRKFGKAAFCHIVDSSGRMQVYIKKETLGDEVFATFKKWDIGDIVGIEGKLFKTKTGEPSIAAEKLVMISKSLRPLPEKWHGLTDVETRYRQRYIDLIVTPEVKETFRKRVDIIRHIRDFLNARGYMEVETPMMQPVPGGATAKPFKTYHNALEMDLYLRIAPELYLKRLLVGGFNKVFEINRNFRNEGLSTRHNPEFTMLEFYQAYATYHDMMDLTEEMVSWLCQEVNGTLEIEYQGMPVNLAPPWNRLTMDEALVEIGGVAPEILENEQAVFALAKEKGIELDGKAGIGKAKTELFELLVEDKLIDPTFITSYPTEVSPLARKNEENPEVTDRFELFITGRELANAFSELNDPTDQRQRFTKQIDDRGTDEEIHPVLDEDYLRALEYGMPSAAGEGIGIDRLVMLLTDSSSIRDVIFFPHLKPESTSQETGKSGTAKSQPAS from the coding sequence ATGAGCAAAGAAGGACAGTTTTTAAAACAACGACGAGAAAAAGCCGAAGCCCTGGCTGAAATGGGGGTAAAGCTCTACAGCAACACCTTCAGCCCGGCCAACACGATCAGTGAAATCCTGCCCAAGAGCGAAGAACTTTCCCTGGAAGCTTCCGATGAAACCAGGTTTACCTACTCCATCGCGGGACGCATCCTTTCCATGCGTAAATTCGGTAAAGCCGCCTTTTGTCATATAGTTGACAGCTCCGGCAGAATGCAGGTCTATATCAAGAAAGAAACCCTTGGAGACGAAGTTTTCGCCACCTTCAAAAAGTGGGATATCGGCGATATTGTCGGCATTGAAGGCAAACTCTTCAAAACCAAGACCGGAGAACCCTCCATCGCCGCGGAAAAACTGGTGATGATCTCCAAGTCACTGCGGCCGCTCCCGGAAAAATGGCATGGGCTCACCGACGTTGAAACCAGGTACCGCCAGCGTTATATCGATCTCATCGTCACTCCGGAAGTCAAGGAAACCTTCCGCAAACGGGTTGACATCATCAGACATATCCGCGATTTCCTCAATGCCAGAGGCTATATGGAAGTGGAGACACCGATGATGCAACCGGTCCCCGGCGGCGCTACGGCCAAGCCGTTCAAGACCTATCATAATGCTCTGGAGATGGATCTCTATCTTCGTATCGCTCCGGAACTGTATCTTAAGAGGCTGCTGGTCGGCGGGTTTAACAAGGTTTTTGAAATAAACAGAAATTTCAGGAATGAAGGACTTTCGACACGCCATAATCCCGAATTCACCATGCTTGAGTTTTATCAGGCTTATGCCACCTACCATGATATGATGGATCTGACCGAAGAGATGGTCTCCTGGCTCTGCCAGGAGGTTAACGGTACTCTGGAAATCGAATATCAGGGAATGCCGGTCAATCTGGCACCACCGTGGAACAGGCTGACCATGGATGAGGCCCTTGTCGAGATAGGCGGTGTTGCCCCGGAAATCCTGGAGAATGAACAGGCCGTTTTCGCATTGGCCAAGGAAAAGGGCATCGAGCTTGACGGCAAAGCCGGTATAGGCAAAGCGAAAACCGAACTTTTCGAGCTGCTGGTCGAGGACAAGTTAATCGACCCTACTTTCATTACCTCCTATCCCACCGAGGTTTCCCCGCTTGCCCGAAAAAATGAGGAAAATCCTGAAGTCACCGATAGATTCGAGCTGTTCATTACCGGCCGTGAACTGGCCAATGCCTTCAGTGAACTCAATGATCCCACTGACCAGCGTCAACGTTTTACCAAACAGATTGATGATCGTGGCACCGATGAAGAGATTCATCCTGTCCTTGACGAGGACTATCTGCGTGCACTCGAATACGGCATGCCTTCAGCTGCCGGCGAAGGCATAGGCATCGACAGACTGGTGATGTTGCTCACCGATTCATCGTCAATTCGGGATGTCATATTTTTTCCGCATCTCAAGCCGGAGAGCACCTCACAGGAGACCGGAAAGTCCGGTACTGCAAAATCTCAGCCGGCTTCCTGA